GCCAAAACGGGCATGCCATGAATTATCCATCGAACCACTCCTTCCTAATCATTATACCCATTACCCTTTTTTTAGTATGATTAAAGAACATCAGGCTATTCTATTTTTAAATGGAGACCAAGAAAAAGGAGTGGATTTTTTAATGAGAGAATTAACATCAATGGAAGAAGTAAAGAGTTTAATCAGTGATAAAGAATTAAGCTTTATTTATGTTTTGACTGACAATTGAAGCGTATGCCATGGACTGCTTCCTCAGGTTGAGGAAGTCATGAAGGATTTCCCAAAAATCGCGACAGGCCTGGTCAATGCCGGCAAGATCGAAGAAATAGCAGGATTCCTTATGGCCTTTACTGTACCCGTTCTTGTCTTGTATGCAGATGGCCGGGAATATTTAAGAGAGGCAAGAATCGTACAGGTTGAAAAACTCAGGGACGATCTCTCCAGAATATATGAAGGTTTCTTTGGCGAATAAATAAGGTGCTAGGGGTTATCAGGTACAATATGCTGTTGTATTTCTTTGACCTATTCTCCCTTAAATAAACATTGCGGCCTATATTTAGACTTCGGACAAAATTTTATTTGGCTCCATGCTTTTGTTGGTGGAACAATGCTTTCACTTCAGACAAAACCTTGGCTTGGCTCTGGTATTTTGTCCGAACCTGACTTAACTTCGTTTAAAGTCCGTTTTTGGACTGTTATCTCGTCCGAATCCGAGTGCTGAATGGTCCTTTCCTCTCCTGTCCAATCATTCACAAAAATATATGTATCATTTTTCTCATTTAAGCAAAAATAACTGTGTTGACTATTTCCTTTTCCAAGGAGAAAAATATGAATATGAACACAATAAGGAGTGCGATTATGGGAATTTTAAGCGGAAATCCTAAAGATGAGCCTATGCATTATGGTGAGGTATTTGGGGCGTGGACTCATTTATCTGTGAATCATGGCCTAATTGCAGGATACCAGACATTTATCAATCATATTGGTGATGAGGATCTTAAAAAGCTGGTTCAAGAAGCGATTGACACGATGCAGGAGGAAAATAAGCAGGTTGAGGAATTGCTTAAAACAAATGGTATCGGGCTTCCTCCATCACCACCTGAACGTCCAGTTGCCCATCTTGAAGATATTCCTCCAGGAGCAAGGTTCAGTGACCCTGAAATTTCGGCAGCAGTTTCAAAGGATGTTGCAGAAGGTCTAGTAGCAGCAAGCACTATGATTGGACAGTCAATCAGGGAGGATATCGCATTGATGTATGGCCAGTTCCATATGGCAAAAGCTCAATTTGGAGCAAAAATGCTGAAGTTAAATAAAACAAAAGGCTGGCTTATCCCTCCTCCACTGCAGGTAAAATCTACAGAGTAAAAAATAATAATATTATGTAAACAATAACTATAACAAAAAACAGCAGATCAATCGATCTGCTGTTTTTTGTTTGATTGTAACACCCACGATCATTACTTTCTCCATACCCTCTTGTTTTCGATTCTCCTCGTATATCCAAGTGCATCAAGACGCTCGAGAAAAGGAATCATGTATTTTCGGGATAACTCGACTGTTTCCTTTGCCTGAGCCACCTCAAATTCATCTCCTGTATGTTCTCTCAGCTTGTTGACTGCTTCAGTAAAATGGGTGCCATGCCATGCATACTGATCATCAAGCATCACTATTTCACCCTGTTCCTCAAGGAAACGTTTCAATTCAAAGGCAATGGAGTCAGGTATTCCTGCATGAGTAATATATTCGTTTAAATAAGCAACCTTCAAGCCATCTTTCTTTAACTCGCTTAGCATACCCTCTGTACGTTTTTCCCAGTTCTTTGGAACATGTGGAGCAAAGCTTGCCAGTGATATAAATTGATCTTTTCTAGCATATAATCCCTTGATAACTCCATTTTCAGTTATGAAATCTAACAGGGTCTTAGAAAAAGATTTTTGCAAGGTTTGGTATAGTTCGGCCTTATTCATGCCAGGACGCATCGGATTATCCTGGTGAAAATCATTTAATCGATCCATGATATCTTCTTCAATTATCTCAATATCCGCTTTAAGGGCATATTCCTTATTTGATATTTTGACAAATTGGTCGTCTTTCAGGTTGGACAAAATCGAAGCTTCATCAAGAGCGGTCCGCTTTATGAGTTCCTCAATCGTCAGGCTTTTTGCTTCGTATAATGCAGCATTAATCCTATCAATTGGTGTGCCTGCCTTCTTCTTTTCCAGTTCTTCGATTGTCTGCTGCCCAAATCGATACTTGTTTCCTCGAGGGTCAATTACCCAACCGCCACCTATTGTCTCTTGCGGACTTGGCCTCCGGATGATGAAGCGGTCTCCTCGCTTGGTGACGATTTTTTCTTCCAGCCGGAGCTGGCATAGGATTTCTCCGTTTTCTTCCTTAAGTTCATTCCGGTCGAAAAAGACTATCCTTCCCATTACTTCAGCAGTGCCAATATGGCACTTAATTGGGGTCCTTTGTTTTACCAGATGTTCAAGGTCCTCTACTACTCTGATTGCAACATCAATTGTACTGGTGACGATAAAATGCTCAGAAGAAACCAAAACTTCGCCGCGCTCTAAATCGTCTTTTGAAACACCCGAAAGATTAAGCGCAGCTCTCTGTCCAGCGAATGCTTTTTTTGCCGGCTGATGATGGACCTGCAGCTGTCTGGCACGTACTTCCAGACCTGAAGGCAGGACTATCAATTGTTGTCCCTCTTCAACCGTCCCTTCGTAAACAGTACCCCTGACAACGGTCCCTTGTCCTTTAACCGTGAAGACCTGGTCGATGGGCAGACGGAAGGCACCTTTTACATCCCGCATTTCCTGATCCTTAAGCGTTCCGATGATCAGTTCCTTCAGTTCAGGAATTCCTTTTTTAGACAGGCTATCGACCATCATAAAAGGAGCGTTTTCAAAGACTGTACCTTCAAGCTCGCCTAAGATGTCGTCTTTCACCAGCTCAATAAATTCTTCTTCCACTCTATCTACCTTGGTAATCGCGATAATGCCAGAACGTATCCCTAGGAATCCAAGAATGTCCAGATGCTCCCGGGTTTGCGGCATGACACCTTCATCTGCTGCCACAACAAGAACGACGAGATCAATACCAGCAACACCCGCAATCATTTGGCGAATGAAGCGTTCATGTCCTGGGACATCCACAACCGAAATTTGTAATTCTTCATCTTCATAAAGTGGGGCAAAGCCAAGTTCTATGGAAATTTGCCGTTCTTTCTCTTCTTTGAGGCGGTCAGTATCCACATTCGTCAACGCCTTAGTCAACGACGTTTTACCGTGGTCTATATGACCTGCCATGCCAATGGTAAAATACCTCTTGCTCAATTGCCGACACCTTCTTTTGTTATATATAAAATAACTCTAACTTTAAAAGCAAAATAGTTCAAGCAACGAAAATTAGACAATTATAATGCACATGAGAGTAATCTTTAACATCCATTGCCAATCCCTAAAGCTTCTCTTGCGGAAATTTTTTTCTGTTTTACGGCAATTCCGCCGATTTCCATAAGTAACAATCCAGCAAATCACTCTGTATTTTCCCTTCGTCTTATTTAAAGGCTTTCTGAAAAATACAGCCAGTCACTTCTGAAAAGAAATCATCTCAGCAACCTGGCTTAAGATTCTGTCTGCCAGCCTAATTCTCACTATTATAATAAAAACAGCCTGCAGACGTTTTTGGTCAGCAGGCTGTTTTAGTTCAGCATCATCAGTTATACATAAAACGCAGCATAGCGGCCGCGGCCAGCCGACTCGTCATATCACGGAAGTCTTTCGAAGGATCAATTTCCACGATATCCATTGCTTTCACTTTTTCAAATGAAGCCGCGGCAGAAATGCTTGTCAGCAGTTCCCTGCTGGTTATCCCACCGGGACCAATTGCCGGGCATCCCGGCGCAAAGGCCTGGTCTACGACATCCATATCCAGTGACAAGTAGATTATATTTACTGATTTTGAAAGTCTGTCAAGTTCCTTTTCTATTATTGAGACAATACCGGTTCTCTCTAAATCTTCCATTGTGAAGACAGTGATCCCTTTTTCTTTGGTATAATCGTGATATTCCTTCGCGTTCGCATAATCACGAATCCCTATCTGTACAAGATTCTCGCCCTTGAGATGGCCGCCTTCAATGAGGCTGCGGAATGGAGTGCCGTTTGTCCGTCCGCCATCCTCCAGATTCCTGACATCATGATGTGCATCCCATTGAATAACTCCAATTTCTCCATAACGTTCCTTGAAAGCCCTGATGGAAGGGTAACTGACTCCATGATCTCCACCGAGCATAATATATTTTTCGCATGCATTCCAGGTAAGCATTTCCGAGACGCTTATGCGGAGTCTCTCAAGGGATTCCTCCAGGTCAGTTGGGTGGGTTTGTACATCGCCAAAGTCAATTAGCTTTATATTCTTATAATCCTTCTTTCTTTCCCCAGAGTACGTGGAAAAGGCACTCAGGCTTGCCCTGATACTTCTTGGAGCATCTGATGCGTTTGAAAAAGAGATAGATGTTTTAGAGAAAGGAAGGCCAATCAATCCGATTTCCCCTTTTGCACCTTTTGAAAAGGAAGTTAAACACTCATTAACCTTTGTAACGTAACGGTCCTTAAATACTGGCGGCTTACCTGGCTGAAGATAACTGAACTCCACTGTAAGCCATCCTCTCCCAAATTAATTTGCCTGATCGGAAAACACTTTGAGCGTGATTCACACCATAGTGATATGGAATGTACTTATAATTAGGAACATCCCATATGACGAAATCCGCAGCGCGTCCAATCTTCAAAGTTCCTGCCTCTGAGGCCTTTCCGATTGCATGGGCTGCATTGATGGTAACGGCATTCCAGATTTCTTCAGCTGACATTTTAAGTTTCAAAGCTGCGAGTGACATAATCATTTGCAGGTTTTCAGTCACACAGCTGCCGGGGTTGAAATCGGTTGCCAAGGCGACTGCTGCGCCCTCTTCAATCATCTTCCTGGCTCTTGCATAATGGTCCTTCCCAAGATAGAACGTCGTACCTGGCAATAAAACAGCTACTGTATTTCCTTCTGCCAGCTTTTTTATTCCCTCATCAGAGGCTGCAACAAGATGATCTGCACTGGCAGCTCCCAGAGATACAGCCAGTTCGGCACCGCCAAGCGGATCAATTTCATCCGCATGGATCTTTACGCCAAAGCCCATTTCTTTTGCTTTCTGTAAAAACTCTCTCGATTGGTCGACCGTAAAAACCCCCGTTTCGCAGAAGATATCAACGTATTCCGCGAGACCGGATTCTTTGACTTCATTAAATAATAGCGACATTTCCTCGAGAAACTTATCCTCTTTCCCTTTAAAGGCAGGTGGAACAGCGTGGGCACCAAGGAATGTCGATATTATCGAGACTGGGTATTTTTCTTTCAATCTTTGAATCACCCCTAATTGCTTGAGTTCAGTATCCGCATCCAGTCCATACCCACTTTTGGCTTCCAAGGTTGTAACTCCATAGGAAATCATTCTTTCAAGATGAAATGATGCCTTTTCAAACAATTCTTCTTCCGAAGCATTTTTAGTGGCTGAGACAGTGGACAATATTCCTCCGCCCTTAGCCAATATTTCTAAATACGGAACACCAGCCTGCTTTAATGAAAGTTCGTGCTCACGAGACCCTCCAAAAACCAGATGAGTATGCGGGTCAACAAGACCTGGTGAAACAACCCTTCCCTTGGCGTCAATTCGTTCTAAAGCCTTAAAGGATGCAGAATCTGAACTTGAACCCAGCCAGGCTACCCTCCCATTTACGACTCCTAATGCGGCATCTTCACTTACAGCCAGATCTTGCATTTCCTTCCCTTTTAGCGGATTTTCAGAACTCCTGGGCAAAATTAACTGGCCAATATTGTGCACTATTAAATCGTATGTCAATCCAATCACCCTTTCCGTCTTCCTCTGTAAAATTCAGTATCACGTTCATTAAGATTGCTGCTTTAAGGAGAATCGGCATTCCCCTTGCCGGCAGTCTTTTTTATGGAAGCATTGGGATATCTACGCCCTTTTCTTTTGCTGTTTCAATCGCTTTTTCATAACCTGCATCGGCGTGGCGTGCTACCCCCATCCCTGGGTCAGTGGTCAGTACTCTTCTGAGTCTTTCTTCAGCAAGCTCAGTCCCATCTGCCACTACGACCATACCTGCATGAAGAGAATAGCCCATACCTACTCCG
The nucleotide sequence above comes from Mesobacillus jeotgali. Encoded proteins:
- the selB gene encoding selenocysteine-specific translation elongation factor; the encoded protein is MSKRYFTIGMAGHIDHGKTSLTKALTNVDTDRLKEEKERQISIELGFAPLYEDEELQISVVDVPGHERFIRQMIAGVAGIDLVVLVVAADEGVMPQTREHLDILGFLGIRSGIIAITKVDRVEEEFIELVKDDILGELEGTVFENAPFMMVDSLSKKGIPELKELIIGTLKDQEMRDVKGAFRLPIDQVFTVKGQGTVVRGTVYEGTVEEGQQLIVLPSGLEVRARQLQVHHQPAKKAFAGQRAALNLSGVSKDDLERGEVLVSSEHFIVTSTIDVAIRVVEDLEHLVKQRTPIKCHIGTAEVMGRIVFFDRNELKEENGEILCQLRLEEKIVTKRGDRFIIRRPSPQETIGGGWVIDPRGNKYRFGQQTIEELEKKKAGTPIDRINAALYEAKSLTIEELIKRTALDEASILSNLKDDQFVKISNKEYALKADIEIIEEDIMDRLNDFHQDNPMRPGMNKAELYQTLQKSFSKTLLDFITENGVIKGLYARKDQFISLASFAPHVPKNWEKRTEGMLSELKKDGLKVAYLNEYITHAGIPDSIAFELKRFLEEQGEIVMLDDQYAWHGTHFTEAVNKLREHTGDEFEVAQAKETVELSRKYMIPFLERLDALGYTRRIENKRVWRK
- the hutI gene encoding imidazolonepropionase, which codes for MGLTYDLIVHNIGQLILPRSSENPLKGKEMQDLAVSEDAALGVVNGRVAWLGSSSDSASFKALERIDAKGRVVSPGLVDPHTHLVFGGSREHELSLKQAGVPYLEILAKGGGILSTVSATKNASEEELFEKASFHLERMISYGVTTLEAKSGYGLDADTELKQLGVIQRLKEKYPVSIISTFLGAHAVPPAFKGKEDKFLEEMSLLFNEVKESGLAEYVDIFCETGVFTVDQSREFLQKAKEMGFGVKIHADEIDPLGGAELAVSLGAASADHLVAASDEGIKKLAEGNTVAVLLPGTTFYLGKDHYARARKMIEEGAAVALATDFNPGSCVTENLQMIMSLAALKLKMSAEEIWNAVTINAAHAIGKASEAGTLKIGRAADFVIWDVPNYKYIPYHYGVNHAQSVFRSGKLIWERMAYSGVQLSSAR
- the hutG gene encoding formimidoylglutamase is translated as MEFSYLQPGKPPVFKDRYVTKVNECLTSFSKGAKGEIGLIGLPFSKTSISFSNASDAPRSIRASLSAFSTYSGERKKDYKNIKLIDFGDVQTHPTDLEESLERLRISVSEMLTWNACEKYIMLGGDHGVSYPSIRAFKERYGEIGVIQWDAHHDVRNLEDGGRTNGTPFRSLIEGGHLKGENLVQIGIRDYANAKEYHDYTKEKGITVFTMEDLERTGIVSIIEKELDRLSKSVNIIYLSLDMDVVDQAFAPGCPAIGPGGITSRELLTSISAAASFEKVKAMDIVEIDPSKDFRDMTSRLAAAAMLRFMYN
- a CDS encoding DUF3231 family protein yields the protein MGILSGNPKDEPMHYGEVFGAWTHLSVNHGLIAGYQTFINHIGDEDLKKLVQEAIDTMQEENKQVEELLKTNGIGLPPSPPERPVAHLEDIPPGARFSDPEISAAVSKDVAEGLVAASTMIGQSIREDIALMYGQFHMAKAQFGAKMLKLNKTKGWLIPPPLQVKSTE